Proteins found in one Acidimicrobiales bacterium genomic segment:
- a CDS encoding YggS family pyridoxal phosphate-dependent enzyme, producing the protein MIPCTVPAAELAARLAGVRRRIEAAGGDPEAVRVVGVTKGFDRSAVERAREAGLADLGESYAQEMVAKAPGPEPGLRWHWVGRLQRNKVRQVAPLVALWHSIDRAELGAEVARRAPGASVLAQVNTSGEASKAGCPPGRVAALVADLRAEGLAVAGLMTVAAPGPAAARACFRTLRELADDLGLPERSMGMSDDLEAAVAEGATLVRVGTALFGPRGGGVASAPDTTS; encoded by the coding sequence GTGATCCCCTGCACCGTCCCGGCCGCGGAGCTGGCGGCCCGGCTGGCCGGCGTCCGCCGTCGCATCGAGGCCGCCGGCGGCGACCCCGAGGCGGTGCGGGTGGTGGGCGTGACCAAGGGCTTCGACCGCTCGGCGGTGGAGCGGGCCCGGGAGGCCGGCCTGGCCGACCTGGGGGAGAGCTACGCCCAGGAGATGGTGGCCAAGGCCCCGGGGCCCGAGCCGGGCCTGCGCTGGCACTGGGTGGGCCGCCTCCAGCGCAACAAGGTCCGCCAGGTCGCCCCCCTGGTGGCCCTGTGGCACAGCATCGACCGGGCCGAGCTGGGGGCCGAGGTGGCCCGCCGGGCGCCGGGGGCGTCGGTGCTGGCCCAGGTGAACACGTCCGGCGAGGCCAGCAAGGCCGGGTGCCCGCCGGGCCGGGTGGCCGCCCTGGTGGCCGACCTGCGGGCCGAGGGCCTGGCCGTGGCCGGCCTGATGACGGTGGCCGCGCCGGGCCCGGCCGCGGCCCGGGCCTGCTTCCGCACCCTCCGGGAGCTGGCCGACGACCTGGGCCTGCCCGAGCGTTCCATGGGCATGTCCGACGACCTGGAGGCGGCGGTGGCCGAGGGCGCCACGCTGGTGCGCGTCGGCACCGCCCTCTTCGGGCCCCGCGGGGGCGGAGTCGCGTCCGCCCCCGACACGACCAGTTAG
- a CDS encoding cell division protein SepF, with protein MATMWRKAMLYLGLGPDEEYDDYDPGYDDAAPRPAPGRQAPAPPPAVGYDDRDRERDVGEPSAIGTVRPMGPSRPDPGPPAGDFATQVGSGTGVVARPRPKVVRPMPVASTARPRLVVPLTFNQAQELADTFKGGQPVVMNLRHAEREVSRRLIDFCSGLCYGLGGRMEKLDSQVYLLCPSTVEVSAEERDRLRDRGYED; from the coding sequence ATGGCGACCATGTGGCGCAAGGCGATGCTCTACCTCGGGCTGGGCCCCGACGAGGAGTACGACGACTACGACCCGGGCTACGACGACGCCGCGCCGCGCCCGGCGCCCGGTCGCCAGGCCCCGGCGCCCCCCCCGGCGGTCGGTTACGACGACCGCGACCGGGAGCGCGACGTGGGCGAGCCGTCGGCCATCGGCACGGTGCGGCCCATGGGCCCCAGCCGGCCCGACCCGGGCCCCCCGGCCGGCGACTTCGCCACCCAGGTGGGCTCCGGCACCGGCGTGGTGGCCCGACCCCGGCCCAAGGTGGTGCGGCCCATGCCCGTGGCCTCCACCGCCCGGCCCCGCCTGGTGGTGCCCCTCACCTTCAACCAGGCCCAGGAGCTGGCCGACACGTTCAAGGGGGGCCAGCCGGTGGTGATGAACCTGCGCCACGCCGAGCGCGAGGTGTCCCGGCGCCTCATCGACTTCTGCAGCGGCCTCTGCTACGGCCTCGGCGGCCGCATGGAGAAGCTGGACAGCCAGGTCTACCTGCTGTGCCCCAGCACGGTCGAGGTCTCGGCCGAGGAGCGGGACCGCCTGCGCGACCGGGGCTACGAGGACTGA
- a CDS encoding YggT family protein, which yields MFILTALCFAAFLYQFVIFAAIIISWFPVEPGSGLERVRDVLHALTEPVLGPLRRAIPAVRLGGFALDLSPLIVLIGLSILRQVLC from the coding sequence ATGTTCATCCTCACCGCGCTGTGCTTCGCAGCTTTCCTGTACCAGTTCGTCATCTTCGCGGCCATCATCATCAGCTGGTTCCCGGTCGAGCCGGGCTCCGGCCTGGAGCGGGTCCGCGACGTGCTCCACGCCCTCACCGAGCCGGTGCTGGGGCCCCTGCGCCGGGCCATCCCGGCGGTGCGGTTGGGGGGCTTCGCTCTGGACCTGTCGCCCCTCATCGTGCTCATCGGCCTGAGCATCCTGCGGCAGGTGCTCTGCTGA
- a CDS encoding DivIVA domain-containing protein: protein MDLSSSLAGTKEFRIVKRGYDPDEVDAFLDQIALGVAELKRKLVESGDQAPAPAATPEPSRADAEEIHRALILAQRAADEEVRKAAAEGEAVVAEARERAAELLREADRDVSERREQARVGLLDEISGLEARRDGLAADVVVLERHVDEQREVVQAAVGELQSLLDHPEAFRVAPAGAPGAGPAPGTTAPVAPTPPPATAEAAGGDDDDEEGDAAAVAADQPADEDQHAPLPGRDDLAHALNLHHGDEDDEAIDLVEPPVDTGPPTQALDQVEAGEDDDDAFLAELRKAMLDDEPLGPRDAALLPGPRAEEVARPRARFGRRR, encoded by the coding sequence ATGGACCTCTCCTCGAGCCTCGCTGGCACCAAGGAGTTCCGCATCGTCAAGCGGGGCTACGACCCCGACGAGGTGGACGCCTTCCTCGACCAGATCGCCCTCGGGGTCGCCGAGCTCAAGCGCAAGCTGGTCGAGTCGGGTGACCAGGCCCCCGCACCGGCCGCCACCCCGGAGCCGTCGCGGGCCGACGCCGAGGAGATCCACCGGGCCCTGATCCTGGCCCAGCGGGCCGCCGACGAGGAGGTCCGCAAGGCCGCGGCCGAGGGCGAGGCCGTGGTGGCCGAGGCCCGCGAGCGAGCCGCCGAGCTGCTGCGGGAGGCCGACCGCGACGTGTCCGAGCGGCGCGAGCAGGCGCGGGTCGGGCTGTTGGACGAGATCTCCGGCCTGGAGGCCCGCCGCGACGGCCTGGCCGCCGACGTGGTCGTGCTGGAACGCCACGTGGACGAGCAGCGCGAGGTGGTGCAGGCCGCGGTGGGCGAGCTCCAGTCCCTGCTCGACCACCCCGAGGCCTTCCGGGTGGCCCCGGCCGGCGCCCCCGGCGCCGGCCCGGCCCCGGGCACCACGGCCCCCGTCGCCCCCACGCCGCCGCCGGCCACGGCCGAGGCCGCGGGCGGCGACGACGACGACGAGGAGGGCGATGCGGCGGCCGTGGCCGCTGACCAGCCCGCCGACGAGGACCAGCACGCACCGCTCCCCGGGCGCGACGACCTGGCCCACGCCCTGAACCTCCACCACGGCGACGAGGACGATGAGGCCATCGACCTGGTGGAGCCGCCCGTCGACACCGGGCCGCCCACCCAGGCCCTCGACCAGGTCGAGGCCGGTGAGGACGACGACGACGCCTTCCTGGCCGAGCTGCGCAAGGCCATGCTCGACGACGAGCCCCTGGGGCCCCGCGACGCCGCCCTGCTGCCCGGCCCCCGGGCCGAGGAGGTGGCCCGCCCCCGGGCCCGCTTCGGGCGCCGCCGCTGA
- a CDS encoding TraR/DksA C4-type zinc finger protein, whose protein sequence is MAKTAKKSPAKKVPAKKVPVKKAAAKAAPTRSSVKAAKPASAKAPAARAASGKAASTKATSAKGSAKSASTKAAPAKAKAASGKAPGKAKAAPTTAKAAPAKAAPGKAKAAPAKAAPGKAKAPPFPARFLEAQRKALVEERATYLGQAESLKAEADSLVADIDPGDVQFDEESGEGDTLAIERERDLALSAQARQAVEEIDHALAKFEDGTYGICEVSGEPIPRERLEAIPWAREKVEYKIGGLGRR, encoded by the coding sequence ATGGCGAAGACGGCGAAGAAGTCGCCCGCCAAGAAGGTCCCGGCCAAGAAGGTGCCCGTCAAGAAGGCGGCGGCCAAGGCCGCTCCCACCAGGTCCTCGGTCAAGGCCGCCAAGCCGGCGTCGGCCAAGGCCCCCGCGGCCAGGGCCGCCTCGGGCAAGGCCGCCTCCACCAAGGCCACCTCGGCCAAGGGATCGGCCAAGTCCGCCTCGACGAAGGCCGCGCCGGCCAAGGCCAAGGCCGCCTCGGGCAAGGCGCCGGGCAAGGCCAAGGCTGCTCCGACCACGGCCAAAGCGGCTCCGGCGAAGGCTGCTCCGGGCAAGGCCAAGGCGGCTCCGGCGAAGGCTGCTCCGGGTAAGGCCAAGGCGCCGCCGTTCCCGGCCCGGTTCCTGGAGGCCCAACGCAAGGCCCTGGTGGAGGAGCGGGCCACCTACCTGGGCCAGGCCGAGAGCCTCAAGGCCGAGGCCGACTCCCTGGTGGCCGACATCGACCCCGGCGACGTCCAGTTCGACGAGGAGTCGGGCGAGGGCGACACCCTGGCCATCGAGCGCGAGCGCGACCTGGCCCTGTCGGCCCAGGCCCGCCAGGCGGTGGAGGAGATCGACCACGCCCTGGCCAAGTTCGAGGACGGCACCTACGGCATCTGCGAGGTGTCGGGCGAGCCCATCCCCCGGGAGCGCCTGGAGGCCATCCCCTGGGCCCGGGAGAAGGTCGAGTACAAGATCGGGGGGCTGGGCCGTCGCTGA
- a CDS encoding signal peptidase II translates to MVDGAEAPAEPTSPVRARRLGAVGLVAAAVVAADQGTKQWALERLSGGRIVEVVGSLRFALTFNTGMAFSRGDGANLGPFIAVLALGVVGWLLWSGHSATALGALASGLVAGGALGNLADRALRSGPYGAEAGFMGGAVVDFIDLQWWPVFNVADSGVVVGALLLVVTSFREPHPVAAR, encoded by the coding sequence GTGGTCGACGGCGCCGAGGCGCCGGCCGAGCCCACGTCGCCCGTCCGGGCCCGCCGGCTGGGAGCCGTCGGGTTGGTGGCGGCCGCCGTCGTGGCCGCCGACCAGGGCACCAAGCAGTGGGCCCTCGAGCGCCTGTCCGGCGGCCGCATCGTCGAGGTGGTGGGCTCCCTCCGCTTCGCCCTCACCTTCAACACGGGCATGGCCTTCAGCCGGGGCGACGGCGCCAACCTGGGGCCGTTCATCGCCGTGCTGGCCCTGGGCGTGGTCGGCTGGCTCCTGTGGTCCGGCCACAGCGCCACCGCCCTGGGCGCCCTGGCCTCGGGCCTGGTGGCCGGCGGGGCCCTCGGCAACCTGGCCGACCGGGCCCTCCGGTCCGGCCCCTACGGGGCCGAGGCCGGGTTCATGGGCGGGGCGGTGGTCGACTTCATCGACCTCCAGTGGTGGCCGGTGTTCAACGTGGCCGACTCCGGCGTGGTGGTGGGTGCCCTGCTCCTGGTGGTGACCTCGTTCCGCGAGCCGCACCCGGTCGCGGCTCGGTGA
- a CDS encoding RluA family pseudouridine synthase, producing the protein MTRRVEVVPAALAGERLDRVVALVGDVSRADAAALLAAGRVAVDGAVARKPSLRLAEGVEVEVQLEDGPAGPVVAPDPDVVVPVVREDPAFLVVDKPAGLVVHPGAGHPGGTLAAGLLARYPELAGVGEPDRPGLVHRLDRDTSGLLVVARTPEAHADLVGQLQARTVERRYLALVDGHPEAPQGVVDAPIGRSPRRPTLMEVRADGREARTRYEVRETFAEPAPVALVRCRLETGRTHQIRVHLKAIGHPVVGDDRYLGATRVVSCPRTFLHAERLAFRHPVTGAAVEVASDLAPDLAAVLAGLRAGARHPA; encoded by the coding sequence GTGACCCGCCGGGTGGAGGTGGTGCCGGCGGCCCTGGCCGGCGAGCGCCTGGACCGGGTGGTCGCCCTGGTCGGGGACGTCAGCCGGGCCGACGCCGCCGCCCTGCTGGCCGCCGGCCGGGTGGCGGTGGACGGGGCCGTGGCCCGCAAGCCGTCGCTGCGCCTGGCCGAGGGGGTCGAGGTGGAGGTGCAGCTCGAGGACGGCCCGGCCGGGCCCGTGGTGGCCCCCGACCCCGACGTGGTGGTGCCCGTGGTGCGCGAGGACCCGGCCTTCCTGGTGGTCGACAAGCCCGCCGGCCTGGTGGTGCACCCCGGGGCCGGCCACCCGGGGGGGACGCTGGCGGCCGGGCTCCTGGCCCGGTACCCGGAGCTGGCCGGGGTGGGGGAGCCCGACCGCCCGGGGCTGGTCCACCGCCTCGACCGCGACACCTCCGGCCTGCTGGTGGTGGCCCGCACCCCCGAGGCCCACGCGGACCTGGTGGGCCAGCTCCAGGCCCGCACCGTGGAGCGCCGCTACCTGGCCCTGGTGGACGGCCACCCCGAGGCGCCGCAGGGGGTGGTGGACGCCCCCATCGGGCGCTCGCCCCGCCGGCCCACCCTCATGGAGGTCCGGGCCGACGGCCGGGAGGCCCGCACCCGGTACGAGGTGCGGGAGACCTTCGCCGAGCCCGCCCCGGTGGCGCTGGTGCGGTGCCGCCTGGAGACCGGGCGCACCCACCAGATCCGGGTGCACCTGAAGGCCATCGGCCACCCGGTGGTGGGCGACGACCGCTACCTCGGGGCCACCCGGGTGGTCTCGTGCCCCCGCACCTTCCTGCACGCCGAGCGGCTGGCCTTCCGCCACCCGGTGACCGGGGCGGCGGTCGAGGTGGCCTCGGACCTGGCCCCCGACCTGGCCGCGGTGCTGGCCGGGCTGCGGGCGGGGGCGCGACACCCGGCCTGA
- a CDS encoding ABC transporter substrate-binding protein, protein MIRTPVLRLGLVAVLAVGAVACGGGEEGGVPVVRWYARDEAGEVFGAAIEDCNAAAEGRYRIELVPLPANADEQREQLVRRLAAEDADIDLMNMDVPWTAEFANAGWIRPWPDDRVEAATEGRLATSVETATYDDTLYGIPLNANAQLLWYRSDLAEEAPATWDAMLAEADDLEAAGEPHVIWEQGQRYEGLVVWFTSLLASAGGTILDEEGTRVTLEPEPTRRALEVMRAYSRSPHAPPALATAQEDQGRQGWEGGDAAFMVNYGFVWPSANELAPDIAATMAWGPFPSVEPDVPSKVAIGGFNIGIGAHGDHPDLAVEAATCLAGEDNQARNATDAGLLPVTEALYDDPAVAEAEKGGTPLFPYAAAMKEALSTAVLRPRTPYYNDVSLAIISILHPTAEIDPEAAVERLRTAIAAALKGEGLL, encoded by the coding sequence ATGATCCGCACCCCCGTCCTCCGCCTCGGCCTGGTCGCCGTGCTGGCCGTGGGGGCGGTGGCGTGCGGCGGGGGGGAGGAGGGCGGGGTGCCGGTGGTGCGCTGGTACGCCCGGGACGAGGCCGGCGAGGTGTTCGGGGCCGCCATCGAGGACTGCAACGCAGCGGCCGAGGGGCGCTACCGGATCGAGCTGGTGCCGCTGCCGGCCAACGCCGACGAGCAGCGCGAGCAGCTGGTGCGCCGCCTGGCTGCCGAGGACGCCGACATCGACCTCATGAACATGGACGTGCCGTGGACGGCCGAGTTCGCCAACGCGGGCTGGATCCGCCCCTGGCCCGACGACCGGGTCGAGGCGGCCACCGAGGGGCGGCTGGCCACCTCGGTCGAGACCGCCACCTACGACGACACCCTCTACGGCATCCCCCTCAACGCCAACGCCCAGCTCCTCTGGTACCGCTCCGACCTGGCGGAGGAGGCCCCCGCCACCTGGGACGCCATGCTGGCCGAGGCCGACGACCTCGAGGCCGCCGGCGAGCCCCACGTGATCTGGGAGCAGGGCCAGCGCTACGAGGGCCTGGTGGTCTGGTTCACGTCGCTCCTGGCCTCGGCCGGGGGCACCATCCTGGACGAGGAGGGCACCCGGGTCACGCTGGAGCCCGAGCCCACCCGCCGGGCCCTGGAGGTCATGCGGGCCTACTCCCGCTCCCCCCACGCCCCGCCGGCCCTGGCCACGGCCCAGGAGGACCAGGGCCGCCAGGGCTGGGAGGGCGGCGACGCCGCCTTCATGGTCAACTACGGCTTCGTGTGGCCCAGCGCCAACGAGCTGGCCCCCGACATCGCCGCCACCATGGCCTGGGGCCCCTTCCCCTCGGTGGAGCCCGACGTGCCGTCCAAGGTGGCCATCGGCGGCTTCAACATCGGCATCGGCGCCCACGGCGACCACCCGGACCTGGCCGTCGAGGCCGCCACCTGCCTGGCCGGCGAGGACAACCAGGCCCGCAACGCCACCGACGCCGGCCTGCTGCCGGTGACCGAGGCCCTCTACGACGACCCGGCCGTGGCCGAGGCCGAGAAGGGCGGCACCCCGCTGTTCCCCTACGCCGCGGCCATGAAGGAGGCGCTCAGCACCGCGGTGCTGCGGCCCCGCACCCCGTACTACAACGACGTCTCGCTGGCCATCATCAGCATCCTGCACCCCACCGCCGAGATCGACCCCGAGGCCGCCGTCGAGCGCCTGCGGACCGCCATCGCCGCCGCCCTGAAGGGCGAGGGCCTCCTGTGA
- a CDS encoding sugar ABC transporter permease gives MSALSSRARSERKLGWMLCAPAVTVMLLVTAYPVGYALWLSLQRYDLRFPEDREFVGLRNYGAVLGNELWWQDLVNTLVITAVSVVIELVLGFALAFVMHRAIVGRGLVRSAVLVPYGIITVVAAFAWRFAFDPTTGFVNGLANVEQSWFTERWSSYLVIILAEVWKTTPFMSLLLLAGFTLVPDDVVRAARVDGASPAVRLRKVIIPLMKPAILVALLFRTLDAFRIFDTVFVMTRGAQGTENVSILGYKTLIGRLNLGLGSAVSVLIFVCVVIIAVLFVKGFGANLAQQRGEDL, from the coding sequence GTGAGCGCGCTGTCGAGCCGGGCCCGGTCGGAGCGGAAGCTGGGGTGGATGCTCTGCGCCCCGGCGGTGACGGTGATGCTGCTGGTCACCGCCTACCCCGTGGGCTACGCCCTCTGGCTGTCCCTCCAGCGCTACGACCTGCGCTTCCCGGAGGACCGGGAGTTCGTGGGCCTCCGCAACTACGGGGCCGTCCTGGGCAACGAGCTGTGGTGGCAGGACCTGGTCAACACCCTGGTCATCACGGCCGTGTCGGTGGTCATCGAGCTGGTCCTGGGCTTCGCCCTGGCCTTCGTCATGCACCGGGCCATCGTCGGCCGGGGCCTGGTGCGCAGCGCCGTCCTGGTGCCCTACGGGATCATCACCGTGGTCGCCGCCTTCGCCTGGCGCTTCGCCTTCGACCCCACCACCGGCTTCGTCAACGGGCTGGCCAACGTCGAGCAGAGCTGGTTCACGGAGCGGTGGAGCTCCTACCTGGTGATCATCCTGGCCGAGGTCTGGAAGACCACGCCGTTCATGTCGCTGCTGCTGCTGGCCGGCTTCACCCTGGTCCCCGACGACGTGGTCCGGGCCGCCCGGGTCGACGGGGCCTCGCCGGCGGTGCGGCTCCGCAAGGTCATCATCCCGCTCATGAAGCCGGCCATCCTGGTGGCACTGCTGTTCCGGACCCTGGACGCCTTCCGCATCTTCGACACCGTGTTCGTCATGACCCGGGGCGCCCAGGGCACGGAGAACGTGTCCATCCTGGGCTACAAGACCCTGATCGGCCGCCTGAACCTGGGCCTGGGCTCGGCCGTCTCGGTCCTGATCTTCGTCTGCGTGGTGATCATCGCCGTCCTGTTCGTCAAGGGCTTCGGGGCCAACCTGGCCCAGCAGCGGGGGGAGGACCTGTGA
- a CDS encoding carbohydrate ABC transporter permease: MKAPTGRDRFLWGLGIAVVVGYALVPVAWIVSLSLTPAEEIGTGGFLPDDPTLANYTGAEGVFNDPQFPSALRNSLGIALVATVLAVVLATFAAYAIVRLDFRGKAVVMSGALAIAMFPPVAIIGPLFDMWRTLGFYDTWPGLIIPYMTFTLPLAIWTLSAFFREIPWDLDKAARIDGATPFQAFRKVIAPLAAPGMFTSAILVFIFAWNDFLFATSLTSTNRARTVPAAITFFTGSSQFTFPTGQIAAASVVVTVPIIVMVLVFQRRIVSGLTSGAVKG, from the coding sequence GTGAAGGCCCCGACCGGGCGTGACCGGTTCCTCTGGGGGCTGGGCATCGCCGTGGTGGTGGGCTACGCCCTGGTGCCGGTGGCGTGGATCGTCTCGCTGTCGCTCACGCCGGCCGAGGAGATCGGCACCGGCGGGTTCCTCCCCGACGACCCCACCCTGGCCAACTACACGGGGGCCGAGGGCGTGTTCAACGACCCGCAGTTCCCCTCCGCCCTGCGCAACTCGCTGGGCATCGCCCTGGTGGCCACCGTGCTGGCCGTGGTCCTGGCCACGTTCGCGGCCTACGCCATCGTCCGCCTCGACTTCCGGGGCAAGGCGGTGGTCATGTCGGGCGCCCTGGCCATCGCCATGTTCCCGCCGGTGGCCATCATCGGCCCCCTGTTCGACATGTGGCGGACCCTCGGGTTCTACGACACGTGGCCGGGCCTGATCATCCCGTACATGACCTTCACCCTGCCCCTGGCCATCTGGACCCTGTCGGCCTTCTTCCGGGAGATCCCCTGGGACCTGGACAAGGCGGCCCGCATCGACGGGGCCACCCCGTTCCAGGCCTTCCGCAAGGTCATCGCCCCCCTGGCCGCGCCGGGCATGTTCACCTCGGCCATCCTCGTCTTCATCTTCGCCTGGAACGACTTCTTGTTCGCCACGTCGCTCACGTCCACCAACCGGGCCCGCACCGTCCCGGCCGCCATCACGTTCTTCACCGGATCGTCGCAGTTCACGTTCCCGACCGGCCAGATCGCCGCCGCCTCGGTGGTCGTGACCGTCCCCATCATCGTGATGGTCCTCGTCTTCCAGCGCCGCATCGTGTCCGGGCTCACCTCGGGCGCGGTCAAGGGCTGA
- the ugpC gene encoding sn-glycerol-3-phosphate ABC transporter ATP-binding protein UgpC has product MAEIVLDKVTKRYPDGHEAVKGAEVTIGDGEFFILVGPSGCGKSTLLNMIVGLEDITEGEMRVDGQRVNDVDPKDRNMAMVFQSYAIYPHMTVRQNMEFPLKLRKMSGDEVARRVEEAAGLLELTEHLDRRPGHLSGGQRQRVAMGRAIVREPAAFLMDEPLSNLDAKLRVQMRTTISKLQQRLGTTTVYVTHDQVEAMTLGDRVAVMRRGVVQQVGSPRELYRQPANLFVAGFIGSPAMNLLPGELDGRHLRLPMVEMELAPDVADRLVEGAQGKVIAGIRPENFEDVALVGDPDAPGVTFTADIDVIEWLGSELFAHFEVAGSAAQELTDLAADLETVAIGRAGEDHAEVVARLDVRSEAREGRDLELWLDTRSVHLFDPDSGDALVRRPD; this is encoded by the coding sequence ATGGCCGAGATCGTCCTCGACAAGGTCACCAAGCGCTACCCCGACGGCCACGAGGCGGTGAAGGGCGCCGAGGTCACCATCGGTGACGGCGAGTTCTTCATCCTGGTCGGCCCCTCGGGCTGCGGGAAGTCGACGCTGCTCAACATGATCGTGGGCCTGGAGGACATCACCGAGGGGGAGATGCGGGTCGACGGCCAGCGGGTCAACGACGTGGACCCCAAGGACCGCAACATGGCCATGGTGTTCCAGAGCTACGCCATCTACCCCCACATGACGGTGCGCCAGAACATGGAGTTCCCGCTCAAGCTGCGGAAGATGAGCGGGGACGAGGTGGCCCGCCGGGTGGAGGAGGCGGCCGGGCTCCTGGAGCTGACCGAGCACCTCGACCGGCGCCCCGGCCACCTGTCGGGCGGCCAGCGCCAGCGGGTGGCCATGGGCCGGGCCATCGTGCGGGAGCCGGCGGCCTTCCTCATGGACGAGCCCCTGTCCAACCTGGACGCCAAGCTCCGGGTCCAGATGCGCACCACCATCTCCAAGCTCCAGCAGCGCCTGGGCACCACCACCGTCTACGTCACCCACGACCAGGTCGAGGCCATGACCCTGGGCGACCGGGTGGCGGTCATGCGCCGGGGCGTGGTCCAGCAGGTGGGCTCCCCCCGGGAGCTGTACCGGCAACCCGCCAACCTGTTCGTGGCCGGGTTCATCGGCTCCCCGGCCATGAACCTGCTGCCCGGCGAGCTCGACGGCCGCCACCTCCGCCTGCCCATGGTCGAGATGGAGCTGGCCCCCGACGTGGCCGACCGCCTGGTCGAGGGGGCCCAGGGCAAGGTCATCGCCGGCATCCGCCCCGAGAACTTCGAGGACGTGGCCCTGGTCGGCGACCCGGACGCCCCCGGCGTCACCTTCACGGCCGACATCGACGTCATCGAGTGGCTGGGCTCCGAGCTGTTCGCCCACTTCGAGGTGGCCGGCTCGGCCGCCCAGGAGCTGACCGACCTGGCCGCCGACCTGGAGACGGTGGCCATCGGCCGGGCCGGCGAGGACCACGCCGAGGTGGTGGCCCGCCTCGACGTGCGCAGCGAGGCCCGGGAGGGCCGCGACCTGGAGCTGTGGCTCGACACCCGCAGCGTGCACCTGTTCGACCCCGACAGCGGCGACGCCCTGGTGCGCCGGCCCGACTGA
- a CDS encoding Rrf2 family transcriptional regulator codes for MKVSTRGDYACRALLSLTLHPEEAPTAVRDIAERTGLPQPYLEQILLALKGAGLVRSKRGVGGGYVLAREPAEITLAQVVSAVDGPIVVGDFGEPHQNGACDHEGQCVLLAVWADAGRQMRTLLEARTLADVAAITRGQAPWPEPAAG; via the coding sequence GTGAAGGTCTCCACCAGGGGCGACTACGCGTGCCGGGCCCTCCTCTCCCTCACCCTCCACCCGGAGGAGGCCCCCACCGCGGTGCGCGACATCGCCGAGCGCACCGGCCTCCCCCAGCCCTACCTCGAACAGATCCTGCTGGCCCTGAAGGGGGCGGGCCTGGTCCGCTCCAAGCGGGGCGTGGGCGGCGGGTACGTCCTGGCCCGCGAGCCGGCGGAGATCACGCTGGCCCAGGTGGTCTCGGCCGTGGACGGGCCCATCGTGGTCGGCGACTTCGGCGAGCCCCACCAGAACGGGGCCTGCGACCACGAGGGCCAGTGCGTGCTGCTGGCGGTGTGGGCCGACGCCGGGCGCCAGATGCGGACCCTGCTGGAGGCCCGCACCCTGGCCGACGTGGCCGCCATCACCCGGGGCCAGGCCCCCTGGCCCGAGCCCGCCGCCGGCTGA
- a CDS encoding alkaline phosphatase family protein, whose translation MGPRPLRPDYGGACISNLVPALLEPGDTAPAWLPAAAWEADQVVLLVLDGLGWDQLQDRRALAPTLAAMAGGPITSVTPTTTATALTSIATGLTPGEHGVVGYRVAVGGEVLNVLRWSTADGDARRRIAPEQFQRHPAFASQRPAVVTKAEFSSSGFSGAHLCEVRFHGYRVPSTLVTEVRRLLRAGEPFVYAYYDGIDKVAHEYGLGEHYDAEVAAADRLVAEVRATLPPGAVLVVTADHGQVHVGDRIVPLHAELVPHVAYQSGEGRFRWLHARSGRTAALLDAAQAHHADVAWVVTRDETIDDGWWGPKVTDEARSRLGDVALVAREPVSFHDDADTGPFVLVGRHGSLTEAEMLVPCLVGAP comes from the coding sequence GTGGGACCGCGTCCTCTGCGACCCGACTACGGCGGGGCCTGCATCTCGAACCTGGTCCCGGCGCTGCTGGAGCCGGGCGACACCGCGCCGGCGTGGCTGCCGGCGGCGGCGTGGGAGGCCGACCAGGTCGTCCTCCTGGTGCTCGACGGCCTGGGCTGGGACCAGCTCCAGGACCGGCGGGCCCTGGCCCCCACCCTGGCCGCCATGGCCGGCGGGCCCATCACCAGCGTCACCCCGACGACCACGGCCACCGCCCTCACCTCCATCGCCACCGGCCTCACCCCCGGGGAGCACGGCGTGGTCGGCTACCGGGTGGCGGTGGGGGGCGAGGTGCTGAACGTGCTCCGGTGGTCGACCGCCGACGGTGACGCCCGGCGCCGCATCGCCCCCGAGCAGTTCCAGCGCCACCCGGCCTTCGCCTCCCAGCGCCCGGCGGTGGTCACCAAGGCCGAGTTCTCGTCCTCGGGCTTCAGCGGGGCCCACCTGTGCGAGGTCCGCTTCCACGGCTACCGGGTGCCCTCCACCCTGGTCACCGAGGTCCGGCGCCTGCTGCGGGCCGGCGAGCCGTTCGTCTACGCCTACTACGACGGCATCGACAAGGTGGCCCACGAGTACGGCCTGGGGGAGCACTACGACGCCGAGGTGGCGGCGGCGGACCGCCTGGTGGCCGAGGTCCGCGCCACCCTGCCGCCGGGCGCCGTCCTGGTCGTCACCGCCGATCACGGCCAGGTCCACGTGGGGGACCGCATCGTCCCGCTCCACGCCGAGCTCGTCCCCCACGTGGCCTACCAGTCGGGCGAGGGCCGGTTCCGCTGGCTCCACGCCCGCTCCGGGCGCACCGCCGCCCTGCTGGACGCGGCCCAGGCCCACCACGCCGATGTGGCCTGGGTGGTGACCCGCGACGAGACCATCGACGACGGCTGGTGGGGCCCCAAGGTCACCGACGAGGCCCGGTCCCGGTTGGGCGACGTGGCCCTGGTGGCCCGGGAGCCGGTCTCGTTCCACGACGACGCCGACACCGGACCCTTCGTCCTGGTGGGCCGGCACGGCTCGCTGACCGAGGCCGAGATGCTGGTCCCGTGTCTCGTGGGCGCCCCCTAG